A region of Athene noctua chromosome 12, bAthNoc1.hap1.1, whole genome shotgun sequence DNA encodes the following proteins:
- the DBN1 gene encoding drebrin isoform X2 has protein sequence MAGVGFAAHRLELLASYQDVIGEDSPTDWALYTYEDGSDDLKLAASGGGGLLELSGHFEIQKVMYGFCSVKDPQAVLPKYVLVNWVGEDVPDARKCACASHVAKIAEFFQGVDVIVNASSVEDIDPGAIGQRLSNGLARVSSPVLHRLRLREDENTEPVGTTYQKTDATVEMKRLNREQFWEQAKKEEELRKEEERKKALDARLRFEQERMEQERLEQEERERRYREREEQIEEHRRKQQSMEAEEARQRLKEQSIFGEQQEEDDRQQLRKSESEVEEAAAIIAQRPDNPRDFFKQQERVASGSSDAVSPGSHRTGRLHCPFIKTADSGPPSSSSSSSSPPRTPFPYITCHRTPNLSSFFPCSQSDAYRKASAAGCSPCESSPAATPLGEPGTRASGDETPATPKDSPSPSAQEAGPATPEQHWPFPGPEDKATEPPGDEPTPTPVWTTGSDALGDLVTLEPAEPSPPPAAAEPQPGGAPNPESLIDLWQSDGAPPAAAWPLPATPVPEGPPATLPDEGALLSLDELPEPPATFCDAEQEEEAASGGDPHPRGLGCQHAPQEDTPGRETPPITNGEMAPKDGTPGRGEQASEGYFSQSQEEEVPPTEEPSAKAPQPIFYNKPPEIDITCWDADPLPEEEESFGGGL, from the exons ATGGCTGGCGTCGGCTTCGCGGCGCACCGCCTGGAGCTGCTCGCCTCCTACCAGGACGTGATCGGCGAGGACAGCCCCACCGACTG GGCCCTCTACACGTATGAGGATGGCTCCGATGACCTGAAGCTGGCAGCATCAGGAG GCGGAGGTTTGCTGGAGCTCTCTGGCCACTTTGAGATCCAGAAGGTGATGTACGGCTTCTGCAGCGTCAAAGACCCCCAGGCTGTGCTCCCCAAATATGTCCTGGTCAACTGG GTGGGTGAGGACGTGCCGGATGCCCGCAAATGTGCCTGCGCCAGCCACGTGGCCAAGATCGCTGAGTTCTTCCAG GGCGTGGACGTCATTGTCAATGCCAGCAGCGTGGAGGACATCGACCCAGGGGCCATCGGACAGCGGCTCTCCAACGGGCTGGCCCGCGTCTCCAGCCCGGTGCTGCACCGCCTGCGGCTGCGGGAGGACGAGAACACCGAGCCCGTG GGCACCACTTACCAGAAAACCGACGCCACCGTGGAGATGAAGCGGCTCAACCGGGAGCAGTTCTGGGAACAGGCCAAG AAAGAGGAGGAATTGCGTAAGGAGGAGGAGCGGAAAAAGGCCCTGGACGCCCGGCTGCGGTTCGAGCAGGAGCGGATGGAGCAGGAgcggctggagcaggaggagcgggagcggcgctaCCGGGAGCGCGAGGAGCAGATCGAGGAGCAcag gaggaagcagcagagcatGGAGGCGGAGGAGGCCCGGCAGCGCCTGAAGGAGCAGTCCATCTTC GGAGAGCAGCAAGAGGAGGACGACAGGCAGCAGCTCAGGAAATCGGAGTCAGAAGTGGAG gaGGCTGCTGCCATCATCGCTCAGCGGCCCGACAACCCCAGGGACTTCTTCAAGCAGCAGGAGCGGGTGGCATCGGGCAGCAGTGACGCTGTCTCGCCGGGCAGCCACAGGACAG GTCGTCTGCACTGTCCTTTCATAAAGACAGCTGACAGTGGGCcgccttcttcctcctcctcctcctcctcccccccacgGACCCCCTTCCCCTATATCACCTGCCACCGCACCCCaaatctctcctctttcttcccaT GCAGCCAGTCGGACGCCTACCGCAAGGCCTCAGCAGCGGGCTGCAGCCCCTGCGAGTCCAGCCCGGCCGCCACGCCGCTGGGCGAGCCGGGCACCCGCGCCTCGGGTGATGAGACACCGGCAACGCCCAAAG actcccccagccccagcgcccaGGAGGCCGGGCCAGCCACCCCCGAGCAGCACTGGCCGTTCCCAGGGCCTGAGGACAAGGCCACCGAGCCCCCCGGGGACGAGCCCACCCCCACGCCAGTGTGGACAACGGGGAGTGACGCCCTGGGGGACCTGGTGACCCTGGAGCCTGCCGAGCCCTCCCCACCACCCGCAGCCGCTGAGCCCCAGCCGGGGGGGGCCCCGAACCCGGAGAGCCTCATTGACCTGTGGCAGAGTGACGGGGCACCCCCCgctgctgcctggcccctgcctgcCACCCCTGTTCCTGAGGGCCCCCCAGCCACACTGCCCGACGAGggggccctgctgagcctggaCGAGCTGCCTGAGCCCCCCGCCACCTTCTGTGATgcggagcaggaggaggaggcagccagTGGAGGGGACCCCCACCCCCGGGGGCTCGGCTGCCAGCATGCCCCCCAGGAGGACACCCCAGGCCGAGAGACTCCCCCTATCACCAATGGGGAGATGGCCCCCAAAGATGGGACGCCAGGCCGTGGGGAGCAG gccAGCGAGGGCTACTTCAGCCAGtcccaggaggaggaggtgccCCCCACTGAGGAGCCATCGGCCAAAGCCCCCCAGCCCATCTTCTACAACAAGCCCCCAG AGATCGACATCACATGCTGGGATGCAGACCCCCTGCCCGAGGAAGAGGAGAGCTTCGGGGGGGGCCTGTAA
- the DBN1 gene encoding drebrin isoform X3 codes for MAGVGFAAHRLELLASYQDVIGEDSPTDWALYTYEDGSDDLKLAASGGGGLLELSGHFEIQKVMYGFCSVKDPQAVLPKYVLVNWVGEDVPDARKCACASHVAKIAEFFQGVDVIVNASSVEDIDPGAIGQRLSNGLARVSSPVLHRLRLREDENTEPVGTTYQKTDATVEMKRLNREQFWEQAKKEEELRKEEERKKALDARLRFEQERMEQERLEQEERERRYREREEQIEEHRRKQQSMEAEEARQRLKEQSIFGEQQEEDDRQQLRKSESEVEEAAAIIAQRPDNPRDFFKQQERVASGSSDAVSPGSHRTGSQSDAYRKASAAGCSPCESSPAATPLGEPGTRASGDETPATPKDSPSPSAQEAGPATPEQHWPFPGPEDKATEPPGDEPTPTPVWTTGSDALGDLVTLEPAEPSPPPAAAEPQPGGAPNPESLIDLWQSDGAPPAAAWPLPATPVPEGPPATLPDEGALLSLDELPEPPATFCDAEQEEEAASGGDPHPRGLGCQHAPQEDTPGRETPPITNGEMAPKDGTPGRGEQASEGYFSQSQEEEVPPTEEPSAKAPQPIFYNKPPEIDITCWDADPLPEEEESFGGGL; via the exons ATGGCTGGCGTCGGCTTCGCGGCGCACCGCCTGGAGCTGCTCGCCTCCTACCAGGACGTGATCGGCGAGGACAGCCCCACCGACTG GGCCCTCTACACGTATGAGGATGGCTCCGATGACCTGAAGCTGGCAGCATCAGGAG GCGGAGGTTTGCTGGAGCTCTCTGGCCACTTTGAGATCCAGAAGGTGATGTACGGCTTCTGCAGCGTCAAAGACCCCCAGGCTGTGCTCCCCAAATATGTCCTGGTCAACTGG GTGGGTGAGGACGTGCCGGATGCCCGCAAATGTGCCTGCGCCAGCCACGTGGCCAAGATCGCTGAGTTCTTCCAG GGCGTGGACGTCATTGTCAATGCCAGCAGCGTGGAGGACATCGACCCAGGGGCCATCGGACAGCGGCTCTCCAACGGGCTGGCCCGCGTCTCCAGCCCGGTGCTGCACCGCCTGCGGCTGCGGGAGGACGAGAACACCGAGCCCGTG GGCACCACTTACCAGAAAACCGACGCCACCGTGGAGATGAAGCGGCTCAACCGGGAGCAGTTCTGGGAACAGGCCAAG AAAGAGGAGGAATTGCGTAAGGAGGAGGAGCGGAAAAAGGCCCTGGACGCCCGGCTGCGGTTCGAGCAGGAGCGGATGGAGCAGGAgcggctggagcaggaggagcgggagcggcgctaCCGGGAGCGCGAGGAGCAGATCGAGGAGCAcag gaggaagcagcagagcatGGAGGCGGAGGAGGCCCGGCAGCGCCTGAAGGAGCAGTCCATCTTC GGAGAGCAGCAAGAGGAGGACGACAGGCAGCAGCTCAGGAAATCGGAGTCAGAAGTGGAG gaGGCTGCTGCCATCATCGCTCAGCGGCCCGACAACCCCAGGGACTTCTTCAAGCAGCAGGAGCGGGTGGCATCGGGCAGCAGTGACGCTGTCTCGCCGGGCAGCCACAGGACAG GCAGCCAGTCGGACGCCTACCGCAAGGCCTCAGCAGCGGGCTGCAGCCCCTGCGAGTCCAGCCCGGCCGCCACGCCGCTGGGCGAGCCGGGCACCCGCGCCTCGGGTGATGAGACACCGGCAACGCCCAAAG actcccccagccccagcgcccaGGAGGCCGGGCCAGCCACCCCCGAGCAGCACTGGCCGTTCCCAGGGCCTGAGGACAAGGCCACCGAGCCCCCCGGGGACGAGCCCACCCCCACGCCAGTGTGGACAACGGGGAGTGACGCCCTGGGGGACCTGGTGACCCTGGAGCCTGCCGAGCCCTCCCCACCACCCGCAGCCGCTGAGCCCCAGCCGGGGGGGGCCCCGAACCCGGAGAGCCTCATTGACCTGTGGCAGAGTGACGGGGCACCCCCCgctgctgcctggcccctgcctgcCACCCCTGTTCCTGAGGGCCCCCCAGCCACACTGCCCGACGAGggggccctgctgagcctggaCGAGCTGCCTGAGCCCCCCGCCACCTTCTGTGATgcggagcaggaggaggaggcagccagTGGAGGGGACCCCCACCCCCGGGGGCTCGGCTGCCAGCATGCCCCCCAGGAGGACACCCCAGGCCGAGAGACTCCCCCTATCACCAATGGGGAGATGGCCCCCAAAGATGGGACGCCAGGCCGTGGGGAGCAG gccAGCGAGGGCTACTTCAGCCAGtcccaggaggaggaggtgccCCCCACTGAGGAGCCATCGGCCAAAGCCCCCCAGCCCATCTTCTACAACAAGCCCCCAG AGATCGACATCACATGCTGGGATGCAGACCCCCTGCCCGAGGAAGAGGAGAGCTTCGGGGGGGGCCTGTAA
- the DBN1 gene encoding drebrin isoform X4, with product MSWSTGWVRTCRMPANVPAPATWPRSLSSSRAWTSLSMPAAWRTSTQGPSDSGSPTGWPASPARCCTACGCGRTRTPSPCPSAPPASPPSQGTTYQKTDATVEMKRLNREQFWEQAKKEEELRKEEERKKALDARLRFEQERMEQERLEQEERERRYREREEQIEEHRRKQQSMEAEEARQRLKEQSIFGEQQEEDDRQQLRKSESEVEEAAAIIAQRPDNPRDFFKQQERVASGSSDAVSPGSHRTAGRLHCPFIKTADSGPPSSSSSSSSPPRTPFPYITCHRTPNLSSFFPCSQSDAYRKASAAGCSPCESSPAATPLGEPGTRASGDETPATPKDSPSPSAQEAGPATPEQHWPFPGPEDKATEPPGDEPTPTPVWTTGSDALGDLVTLEPAEPSPPPAAAEPQPGGAPNPESLIDLWQSDGAPPAAAWPLPATPVPEGPPATLPDEGALLSLDELPEPPATFCDAEQEEEAASGGDPHPRGLGCQHAPQEDTPGRETPPITNGEMAPKDGTPGRGEQASEGYFSQSQEEEVPPTEEPSAKAPQPIFYNKPPEIDITCWDADPLPEEEESFGGGL from the exons ATGTCCTGGTCAACTGG GTGGGTGAGGACGTGCCGGATGCCCGCAAATGTGCCTGCGCCAGCCACGTGGCCAAGATCGCTGAGTTCTTCCAG GGCGTGGACGTCATTGTCAATGCCAGCAGCGTGGAGGACATCGACCCAGGGGCCATCGGACAGCGGCTCTCCAACGGGCTGGCCCGCGTCTCCAGCCCGGTGCTGCACCGCCTGCGGCTGCGGGAGGACGAGAACACCGAGCCCGTG CCCCTCCGCCCCCCCTGCCTCTCCTCCGTCCCAGGGCACCACTTACCAGAAAACCGACGCCACCGTGGAGATGAAGCGGCTCAACCGGGAGCAGTTCTGGGAACAGGCCAAG AAAGAGGAGGAATTGCGTAAGGAGGAGGAGCGGAAAAAGGCCCTGGACGCCCGGCTGCGGTTCGAGCAGGAGCGGATGGAGCAGGAgcggctggagcaggaggagcgggagcggcgctaCCGGGAGCGCGAGGAGCAGATCGAGGAGCAcag gaggaagcagcagagcatGGAGGCGGAGGAGGCCCGGCAGCGCCTGAAGGAGCAGTCCATCTTC GGAGAGCAGCAAGAGGAGGACGACAGGCAGCAGCTCAGGAAATCGGAGTCAGAAGTGGAG gaGGCTGCTGCCATCATCGCTCAGCGGCCCGACAACCCCAGGGACTTCTTCAAGCAGCAGGAGCGGGTGGCATCGGGCAGCAGTGACGCTGTCTCGCCGGGCAGCCACAGGACAG CAGGTCGTCTGCACTGTCCTTTCATAAAGACAGCTGACAGTGGGCcgccttcttcctcctcctcctcctcctcccccccacgGACCCCCTTCCCCTATATCACCTGCCACCGCACCCCaaatctctcctctttcttcccaT GCAGCCAGTCGGACGCCTACCGCAAGGCCTCAGCAGCGGGCTGCAGCCCCTGCGAGTCCAGCCCGGCCGCCACGCCGCTGGGCGAGCCGGGCACCCGCGCCTCGGGTGATGAGACACCGGCAACGCCCAAAG actcccccagccccagcgcccaGGAGGCCGGGCCAGCCACCCCCGAGCAGCACTGGCCGTTCCCAGGGCCTGAGGACAAGGCCACCGAGCCCCCCGGGGACGAGCCCACCCCCACGCCAGTGTGGACAACGGGGAGTGACGCCCTGGGGGACCTGGTGACCCTGGAGCCTGCCGAGCCCTCCCCACCACCCGCAGCCGCTGAGCCCCAGCCGGGGGGGGCCCCGAACCCGGAGAGCCTCATTGACCTGTGGCAGAGTGACGGGGCACCCCCCgctgctgcctggcccctgcctgcCACCCCTGTTCCTGAGGGCCCCCCAGCCACACTGCCCGACGAGggggccctgctgagcctggaCGAGCTGCCTGAGCCCCCCGCCACCTTCTGTGATgcggagcaggaggaggaggcagccagTGGAGGGGACCCCCACCCCCGGGGGCTCGGCTGCCAGCATGCCCCCCAGGAGGACACCCCAGGCCGAGAGACTCCCCCTATCACCAATGGGGAGATGGCCCCCAAAGATGGGACGCCAGGCCGTGGGGAGCAG gccAGCGAGGGCTACTTCAGCCAGtcccaggaggaggaggtgccCCCCACTGAGGAGCCATCGGCCAAAGCCCCCCAGCCCATCTTCTACAACAAGCCCCCAG AGATCGACATCACATGCTGGGATGCAGACCCCCTGCCCGAGGAAGAGGAGAGCTTCGGGGGGGGCCTGTAA
- the DBN1 gene encoding drebrin isoform X5 — protein MAGVGFAAHRLELLASYQDVIGEDSPTDWALYTYEDGSDDLKLAASGGGGLLELSGHFEIQKVMYGFCSVKDPQAVLPKYVLVNWVGEDVPDARKCACASHVAKIAEFFQGVDVIVNASSVEDIDPGAIGQRLSNGLARVSSPVLHRLRLREDENTEPVGTTYQKTDATVEMKRLNREQFWEQAKKEEELRKEEERKKALDARLRFEQERMEQERLEQEERERRYREREEQIEEHRRKQQSMEAEEARQRLKEQSIFGEQQEEDDRQQLRKSESEVEEAAAIIAQRPDNPRDFFKQQERVASGSSDAVSPGSHRTDSPSPSAQEAGPATPEQHWPFPGPEDKATEPPGDEPTPTPVWTTGSDALGDLVTLEPAEPSPPPAAAEPQPGGAPNPESLIDLWQSDGAPPAAAWPLPATPVPEGPPATLPDEGALLSLDELPEPPATFCDAEQEEEAASGGDPHPRGLGCQHAPQEDTPGRETPPITNGEMAPKDGTPGRGEQASEGYFSQSQEEEVPPTEEPSAKAPQPIFYNKPPEIDITCWDADPLPEEEESFGGGL, from the exons ATGGCTGGCGTCGGCTTCGCGGCGCACCGCCTGGAGCTGCTCGCCTCCTACCAGGACGTGATCGGCGAGGACAGCCCCACCGACTG GGCCCTCTACACGTATGAGGATGGCTCCGATGACCTGAAGCTGGCAGCATCAGGAG GCGGAGGTTTGCTGGAGCTCTCTGGCCACTTTGAGATCCAGAAGGTGATGTACGGCTTCTGCAGCGTCAAAGACCCCCAGGCTGTGCTCCCCAAATATGTCCTGGTCAACTGG GTGGGTGAGGACGTGCCGGATGCCCGCAAATGTGCCTGCGCCAGCCACGTGGCCAAGATCGCTGAGTTCTTCCAG GGCGTGGACGTCATTGTCAATGCCAGCAGCGTGGAGGACATCGACCCAGGGGCCATCGGACAGCGGCTCTCCAACGGGCTGGCCCGCGTCTCCAGCCCGGTGCTGCACCGCCTGCGGCTGCGGGAGGACGAGAACACCGAGCCCGTG GGCACCACTTACCAGAAAACCGACGCCACCGTGGAGATGAAGCGGCTCAACCGGGAGCAGTTCTGGGAACAGGCCAAG AAAGAGGAGGAATTGCGTAAGGAGGAGGAGCGGAAAAAGGCCCTGGACGCCCGGCTGCGGTTCGAGCAGGAGCGGATGGAGCAGGAgcggctggagcaggaggagcgggagcggcgctaCCGGGAGCGCGAGGAGCAGATCGAGGAGCAcag gaggaagcagcagagcatGGAGGCGGAGGAGGCCCGGCAGCGCCTGAAGGAGCAGTCCATCTTC GGAGAGCAGCAAGAGGAGGACGACAGGCAGCAGCTCAGGAAATCGGAGTCAGAAGTGGAG gaGGCTGCTGCCATCATCGCTCAGCGGCCCGACAACCCCAGGGACTTCTTCAAGCAGCAGGAGCGGGTGGCATCGGGCAGCAGTGACGCTGTCTCGCCGGGCAGCCACAGGACAG actcccccagccccagcgcccaGGAGGCCGGGCCAGCCACCCCCGAGCAGCACTGGCCGTTCCCAGGGCCTGAGGACAAGGCCACCGAGCCCCCCGGGGACGAGCCCACCCCCACGCCAGTGTGGACAACGGGGAGTGACGCCCTGGGGGACCTGGTGACCCTGGAGCCTGCCGAGCCCTCCCCACCACCCGCAGCCGCTGAGCCCCAGCCGGGGGGGGCCCCGAACCCGGAGAGCCTCATTGACCTGTGGCAGAGTGACGGGGCACCCCCCgctgctgcctggcccctgcctgcCACCCCTGTTCCTGAGGGCCCCCCAGCCACACTGCCCGACGAGggggccctgctgagcctggaCGAGCTGCCTGAGCCCCCCGCCACCTTCTGTGATgcggagcaggaggaggaggcagccagTGGAGGGGACCCCCACCCCCGGGGGCTCGGCTGCCAGCATGCCCCCCAGGAGGACACCCCAGGCCGAGAGACTCCCCCTATCACCAATGGGGAGATGGCCCCCAAAGATGGGACGCCAGGCCGTGGGGAGCAG gccAGCGAGGGCTACTTCAGCCAGtcccaggaggaggaggtgccCCCCACTGAGGAGCCATCGGCCAAAGCCCCCCAGCCCATCTTCTACAACAAGCCCCCAG AGATCGACATCACATGCTGGGATGCAGACCCCCTGCCCGAGGAAGAGGAGAGCTTCGGGGGGGGCCTGTAA
- the DBN1 gene encoding drebrin isoform X6, with amino-acid sequence MYGFCSVKDPQAVLPKYVLVNWVGEDVPDARKCACASHVAKIAEFFQGVDVIVNASSVEDIDPGAIGQRLSNGLARVSSPVLHRLRLREDENTEPVGTTYQKTDATVEMKRLNREQFWEQAKKEEELRKEEERKKALDARLRFEQERMEQERLEQEERERRYREREEQIEEHRRKQQSMEAEEARQRLKEQSIFGEQQEEDDRQQLRKSESEVEEAAAIIAQRPDNPRDFFKQQERVASGSSDAVSPGSHRTAGRLHCPFIKTADSGPPSSSSSSSSPPRTPFPYITCHRTPNLSSFFPCSQSDAYRKASAAGCSPCESSPAATPLGEPGTRASGDETPATPKDSPSPSAQEAGPATPEQHWPFPGPEDKATEPPGDEPTPTPVWTTGSDALGDLVTLEPAEPSPPPAAAEPQPGGAPNPESLIDLWQSDGAPPAAAWPLPATPVPEGPPATLPDEGALLSLDELPEPPATFCDAEQEEEAASGGDPHPRGLGCQHAPQEDTPGRETPPITNGEMAPKDGTPGRGEQASEGYFSQSQEEEVPPTEEPSAKAPQPIFYNKPPEIDITCWDADPLPEEEESFGGGL; translated from the exons ATGTACGGCTTCTGCAGCGTCAAAGACCCCCAGGCTGTGCTCCCCAAATATGTCCTGGTCAACTGG GTGGGTGAGGACGTGCCGGATGCCCGCAAATGTGCCTGCGCCAGCCACGTGGCCAAGATCGCTGAGTTCTTCCAG GGCGTGGACGTCATTGTCAATGCCAGCAGCGTGGAGGACATCGACCCAGGGGCCATCGGACAGCGGCTCTCCAACGGGCTGGCCCGCGTCTCCAGCCCGGTGCTGCACCGCCTGCGGCTGCGGGAGGACGAGAACACCGAGCCCGTG GGCACCACTTACCAGAAAACCGACGCCACCGTGGAGATGAAGCGGCTCAACCGGGAGCAGTTCTGGGAACAGGCCAAG AAAGAGGAGGAATTGCGTAAGGAGGAGGAGCGGAAAAAGGCCCTGGACGCCCGGCTGCGGTTCGAGCAGGAGCGGATGGAGCAGGAgcggctggagcaggaggagcgggagcggcgctaCCGGGAGCGCGAGGAGCAGATCGAGGAGCAcag gaggaagcagcagagcatGGAGGCGGAGGAGGCCCGGCAGCGCCTGAAGGAGCAGTCCATCTTC GGAGAGCAGCAAGAGGAGGACGACAGGCAGCAGCTCAGGAAATCGGAGTCAGAAGTGGAG gaGGCTGCTGCCATCATCGCTCAGCGGCCCGACAACCCCAGGGACTTCTTCAAGCAGCAGGAGCGGGTGGCATCGGGCAGCAGTGACGCTGTCTCGCCGGGCAGCCACAGGACAG CAGGTCGTCTGCACTGTCCTTTCATAAAGACAGCTGACAGTGGGCcgccttcttcctcctcctcctcctcctcccccccacgGACCCCCTTCCCCTATATCACCTGCCACCGCACCCCaaatctctcctctttcttcccaT GCAGCCAGTCGGACGCCTACCGCAAGGCCTCAGCAGCGGGCTGCAGCCCCTGCGAGTCCAGCCCGGCCGCCACGCCGCTGGGCGAGCCGGGCACCCGCGCCTCGGGTGATGAGACACCGGCAACGCCCAAAG actcccccagccccagcgcccaGGAGGCCGGGCCAGCCACCCCCGAGCAGCACTGGCCGTTCCCAGGGCCTGAGGACAAGGCCACCGAGCCCCCCGGGGACGAGCCCACCCCCACGCCAGTGTGGACAACGGGGAGTGACGCCCTGGGGGACCTGGTGACCCTGGAGCCTGCCGAGCCCTCCCCACCACCCGCAGCCGCTGAGCCCCAGCCGGGGGGGGCCCCGAACCCGGAGAGCCTCATTGACCTGTGGCAGAGTGACGGGGCACCCCCCgctgctgcctggcccctgcctgcCACCCCTGTTCCTGAGGGCCCCCCAGCCACACTGCCCGACGAGggggccctgctgagcctggaCGAGCTGCCTGAGCCCCCCGCCACCTTCTGTGATgcggagcaggaggaggaggcagccagTGGAGGGGACCCCCACCCCCGGGGGCTCGGCTGCCAGCATGCCCCCCAGGAGGACACCCCAGGCCGAGAGACTCCCCCTATCACCAATGGGGAGATGGCCCCCAAAGATGGGACGCCAGGCCGTGGGGAGCAG gccAGCGAGGGCTACTTCAGCCAGtcccaggaggaggaggtgccCCCCACTGAGGAGCCATCGGCCAAAGCCCCCCAGCCCATCTTCTACAACAAGCCCCCAG AGATCGACATCACATGCTGGGATGCAGACCCCCTGCCCGAGGAAGAGGAGAGCTTCGGGGGGGGCCTGTAA
- the DBN1 gene encoding drebrin isoform X1, with translation MAGVGFAAHRLELLASYQDVIGEDSPTDWALYTYEDGSDDLKLAASGGGGLLELSGHFEIQKVMYGFCSVKDPQAVLPKYVLVNWVGEDVPDARKCACASHVAKIAEFFQGVDVIVNASSVEDIDPGAIGQRLSNGLARVSSPVLHRLRLREDENTEPVGTTYQKTDATVEMKRLNREQFWEQAKKEEELRKEEERKKALDARLRFEQERMEQERLEQEERERRYREREEQIEEHRRKQQSMEAEEARQRLKEQSIFGEQQEEDDRQQLRKSESEVEEAAAIIAQRPDNPRDFFKQQERVASGSSDAVSPGSHRTAGRLHCPFIKTADSGPPSSSSSSSSPPRTPFPYITCHRTPNLSSFFPCSQSDAYRKASAAGCSPCESSPAATPLGEPGTRASGDETPATPKDSPSPSAQEAGPATPEQHWPFPGPEDKATEPPGDEPTPTPVWTTGSDALGDLVTLEPAEPSPPPAAAEPQPGGAPNPESLIDLWQSDGAPPAAAWPLPATPVPEGPPATLPDEGALLSLDELPEPPATFCDAEQEEEAASGGDPHPRGLGCQHAPQEDTPGRETPPITNGEMAPKDGTPGRGEQASEGYFSQSQEEEVPPTEEPSAKAPQPIFYNKPPEIDITCWDADPLPEEEESFGGGL, from the exons ATGGCTGGCGTCGGCTTCGCGGCGCACCGCCTGGAGCTGCTCGCCTCCTACCAGGACGTGATCGGCGAGGACAGCCCCACCGACTG GGCCCTCTACACGTATGAGGATGGCTCCGATGACCTGAAGCTGGCAGCATCAGGAG GCGGAGGTTTGCTGGAGCTCTCTGGCCACTTTGAGATCCAGAAGGTGATGTACGGCTTCTGCAGCGTCAAAGACCCCCAGGCTGTGCTCCCCAAATATGTCCTGGTCAACTGG GTGGGTGAGGACGTGCCGGATGCCCGCAAATGTGCCTGCGCCAGCCACGTGGCCAAGATCGCTGAGTTCTTCCAG GGCGTGGACGTCATTGTCAATGCCAGCAGCGTGGAGGACATCGACCCAGGGGCCATCGGACAGCGGCTCTCCAACGGGCTGGCCCGCGTCTCCAGCCCGGTGCTGCACCGCCTGCGGCTGCGGGAGGACGAGAACACCGAGCCCGTG GGCACCACTTACCAGAAAACCGACGCCACCGTGGAGATGAAGCGGCTCAACCGGGAGCAGTTCTGGGAACAGGCCAAG AAAGAGGAGGAATTGCGTAAGGAGGAGGAGCGGAAAAAGGCCCTGGACGCCCGGCTGCGGTTCGAGCAGGAGCGGATGGAGCAGGAgcggctggagcaggaggagcgggagcggcgctaCCGGGAGCGCGAGGAGCAGATCGAGGAGCAcag gaggaagcagcagagcatGGAGGCGGAGGAGGCCCGGCAGCGCCTGAAGGAGCAGTCCATCTTC GGAGAGCAGCAAGAGGAGGACGACAGGCAGCAGCTCAGGAAATCGGAGTCAGAAGTGGAG gaGGCTGCTGCCATCATCGCTCAGCGGCCCGACAACCCCAGGGACTTCTTCAAGCAGCAGGAGCGGGTGGCATCGGGCAGCAGTGACGCTGTCTCGCCGGGCAGCCACAGGACAG CAGGTCGTCTGCACTGTCCTTTCATAAAGACAGCTGACAGTGGGCcgccttcttcctcctcctcctcctcctcccccccacgGACCCCCTTCCCCTATATCACCTGCCACCGCACCCCaaatctctcctctttcttcccaT GCAGCCAGTCGGACGCCTACCGCAAGGCCTCAGCAGCGGGCTGCAGCCCCTGCGAGTCCAGCCCGGCCGCCACGCCGCTGGGCGAGCCGGGCACCCGCGCCTCGGGTGATGAGACACCGGCAACGCCCAAAG actcccccagccccagcgcccaGGAGGCCGGGCCAGCCACCCCCGAGCAGCACTGGCCGTTCCCAGGGCCTGAGGACAAGGCCACCGAGCCCCCCGGGGACGAGCCCACCCCCACGCCAGTGTGGACAACGGGGAGTGACGCCCTGGGGGACCTGGTGACCCTGGAGCCTGCCGAGCCCTCCCCACCACCCGCAGCCGCTGAGCCCCAGCCGGGGGGGGCCCCGAACCCGGAGAGCCTCATTGACCTGTGGCAGAGTGACGGGGCACCCCCCgctgctgcctggcccctgcctgcCACCCCTGTTCCTGAGGGCCCCCCAGCCACACTGCCCGACGAGggggccctgctgagcctggaCGAGCTGCCTGAGCCCCCCGCCACCTTCTGTGATgcggagcaggaggaggaggcagccagTGGAGGGGACCCCCACCCCCGGGGGCTCGGCTGCCAGCATGCCCCCCAGGAGGACACCCCAGGCCGAGAGACTCCCCCTATCACCAATGGGGAGATGGCCCCCAAAGATGGGACGCCAGGCCGTGGGGAGCAG gccAGCGAGGGCTACTTCAGCCAGtcccaggaggaggaggtgccCCCCACTGAGGAGCCATCGGCCAAAGCCCCCCAGCCCATCTTCTACAACAAGCCCCCAG AGATCGACATCACATGCTGGGATGCAGACCCCCTGCCCGAGGAAGAGGAGAGCTTCGGGGGGGGCCTGTAA